A single region of the Sulfitobacter geojensis genome encodes:
- a CDS encoding electron transfer flavoprotein-ubiquinone oxidoreductase, whose translation MAEIEREAMEYDVVIVGAGPAGLSAAIRLKQLDAECNVVVLEKGSEVGAHILSGAVLDPCGLDKLIPDWKAKGAPLNVPVKEDNFYALGEAGKIRLPNFIMPPLMNNHGNYIVSMGNVCRWMAEQAEELGVEIFPGMACSEIVYGENGEVKGVVAGEFGKNADGSHGDGYEPGMELHGKYVFFSEGVRGSLSKQVIAKYSLDADCDVPKFGLGMKEIWEIDPEKHNEGEVTHTMGWPLGTKNTGGTFIYHLENNQVYVGMIVDLNYKNPHLYPYMEFQRFKHHPMVSKLLEGGKRVAYGARAVTKGGIQSIPKSAFPGGALLGCSAGLVNLPRIKGNHNAMLSGIAAAEAAIEAIKADRSGDVLEGYDDELRTGAVGKDLKKVRNVAPLNGRYGLLGGLAIGGFDMWCNTFGFSLLGTLKHGKSDAESTEPASQHKVIDYPKPDGKLSFDRLTNVAFSFTNHEETQPAHLTLKDASIPVDVNLPKFGGPSARYCPAGVYEFVGEGAEQKFQINFQNCVHCKTCDIKDPSQNIVWTTPQGGDGPNYPNM comes from the coding sequence ATGGCCGAGATCGAGCGTGAAGCAATGGAATATGATGTGGTCATCGTTGGTGCGGGGCCTGCCGGTCTGTCCGCGGCGATCCGGCTGAAACAGCTTGATGCGGAGTGCAACGTGGTGGTCCTTGAAAAAGGGTCAGAGGTCGGCGCGCATATCCTGTCGGGCGCTGTGTTGGACCCCTGCGGTCTGGACAAGCTTATTCCGGATTGGAAAGCCAAAGGCGCGCCGCTGAATGTGCCCGTAAAAGAAGATAACTTCTATGCGCTTGGCGAGGCTGGCAAAATCCGCCTGCCTAACTTTATCATGCCGCCTTTGATGAACAACCATGGCAATTACATCGTGTCGATGGGTAATGTTTGTCGCTGGATGGCTGAACAAGCCGAAGAACTGGGCGTAGAGATTTTCCCGGGCATGGCCTGTTCCGAAATCGTTTATGGCGAAAACGGCGAAGTCAAAGGCGTGGTTGCTGGCGAGTTCGGCAAAAACGCAGACGGTAGCCATGGCGACGGCTATGAACCCGGCATGGAGCTGCACGGCAAATACGTATTCTTTTCCGAAGGTGTACGGGGCAGCCTGAGCAAACAGGTGATCGCGAAATACAGTCTTGATGCCGATTGTGACGTGCCAAAATTCGGTCTTGGCATGAAAGAGATCTGGGAAATTGACCCGGAAAAGCACAACGAAGGCGAAGTTACCCACACCATGGGCTGGCCTTTGGGCACCAAGAACACCGGCGGTACCTTTATCTACCACCTAGAGAATAATCAGGTTTACGTCGGTATGATCGTCGACTTGAACTATAAGAACCCGCATCTTTATCCCTACATGGAATTCCAGCGCTTCAAACACCACCCGATGGTTTCCAAGCTGCTGGAAGGCGGCAAACGCGTGGCCTATGGCGCCCGCGCCGTGACCAAAGGTGGGATCCAGTCGATCCCGAAATCTGCCTTTCCGGGGGGGGCTTTGCTGGGCTGTTCCGCAGGGCTGGTGAACCTGCCGCGGATCAAGGGTAACCACAATGCAATGCTATCCGGCATCGCCGCTGCCGAAGCCGCGATCGAGGCAATCAAAGCAGATCGCAGCGGAGACGTGCTGGAAGGGTATGACGACGAATTGCGCACCGGCGCGGTTGGTAAAGACCTTAAGAAGGTCCGTAATGTTGCGCCACTGAACGGTCGCTATGGCCTGTTGGGTGGTCTGGCGATTGGTGGCTTTGACATGTGGTGCAACACATTCGGGTTCTCTTTGCTGGGCACTCTCAAGCATGGTAAATCCGACGCTGAATCGACGGAGCCTGCGTCCCAGCACAAGGTCATCGACTATCCGAAACCCGATGGCAAACTCAGTTTCGACCGTCTGACCAACGTCGCATTCTCGTTTACCAATCACGAAGAAACCCAGCCTGCGCATCTGACGCTGAAAGATGCCTCTATACCGGTGGACGTGAACCTGCCCAAGTTCGGTGGACCTTCCGCGCGCTATTGCCCGGCAGGGGTTTACGAATTCGTCGGTGAAGGGGCAGAGCAGAAGTTCCAGATCAATTTCCAGAACTGCGTACATTGCAAAACCTGCGATATCAAAGACCCCAGCCAGAACATCGTCTGGACCACGCCGCAGGGCGGCGACGGGCCGAACTATCCCAATATGTGA
- the soxR gene encoding redox-sensitive transcriptional activator SoxR translates to MAVKDGLSIGALATRTGLAVSAIRYYEAQGLIRPWRNAGGQRRFERADLRRLSFVMIAQQFGFTLPQIKAQLDQLPHGCAPTKADWVRISEGFREALNARITTLTNLRDNLDGCIGCGCLSLDVCALYNPKDRAAQNGNGPRYLMGDSPQR, encoded by the coding sequence ATGGCGGTTAAGGACGGGTTGTCGATTGGCGCACTAGCGACGCGCACGGGCCTCGCGGTGTCCGCAATACGGTATTACGAAGCTCAGGGTTTGATCAGGCCCTGGCGCAATGCAGGCGGGCAAAGGCGGTTTGAACGCGCGGATTTGCGCCGGTTGAGTTTCGTGATGATCGCCCAGCAATTCGGTTTCACTTTGCCGCAAATCAAGGCGCAGCTGGATCAGCTGCCGCACGGGTGCGCGCCGACCAAGGCTGATTGGGTCAGGATCAGCGAAGGGTTTCGCGAGGCACTTAATGCGCGTATCACGACTTTGACCAATCTGCGTGACAACCTTGACGGTTGCATCGGCTGCGGGTGTCTGAGCTTGGATGTCTGCGCGCTTTACAATCCCAAGGATCGCGCGGCGCAAAATGGCAATGGGCCGCGGTATCTGATGGGCGACTCACCACAGCGATAG
- a CDS encoding VOC family protein encodes MKAILEHANFTVTDPQATARWMEQLFGWHIRWQGDAMAGGHTVHVGSDSQYVALYTPGKDVVAKTMSYSQVGCLNHIAVIVDDLDAMEKAVIAQGFKTSNHADYEPGRRFYFHDTNGVEFEVVQYD; translated from the coding sequence ATGAAAGCCATTCTGGAACACGCAAATTTCACCGTCACCGACCCGCAGGCCACCGCCCGCTGGATGGAGCAGCTTTTTGGCTGGCACATCCGCTGGCAGGGGGATGCCATGGCGGGCGGTCATACCGTGCACGTTGGCAGCGACAGTCAATACGTCGCCCTTTATACCCCCGGAAAAGACGTCGTTGCCAAAACCATGAGTTACAGCCAGGTCGGCTGTCTCAACCATATCGCTGTGATTGTTGACGACCTTGACGCCATGGAAAAGGCCGTCATCGCGCAGGGGTTCAAGACCAGCAACCACGCTGACTACGAACCCGGGCGCCGTTTCTATTTTCACGATACGAACGGTGTCGAATTCGAAGTTGTACAATACGATTGA
- the greA gene encoding transcription elongation factor GreA, producing MEKIPMTRAGHTALETELKHLKTVERPAIIKAIAEAREHGDLSENAEYHSAKEKQSFIEGRVKELEGAISLADVIDPAKLSGAIKFGALVTLVDEDTDEEKTYQIVGEYEAKIEDGLLNIKSPIARALIGKEEGDSVEVRTPGGVRSYEVLKIVYA from the coding sequence ATGGAAAAGATCCCTATGACCCGCGCAGGGCATACCGCCCTCGAGACGGAACTGAAGCACCTGAAAACCGTAGAACGGCCTGCCATCATCAAGGCAATCGCCGAAGCGCGCGAACATGGCGACCTGTCCGAAAACGCTGAATATCATTCTGCCAAGGAAAAACAGTCGTTTATCGAGGGCCGCGTCAAGGAACTGGAAGGCGCGATTTCACTGGCCGATGTGATTGACCCTGCCAAGCTTTCTGGTGCGATCAAATTCGGTGCGCTTGTGACATTGGTGGATGAAGACACGGACGAAGAAAAAACCTATCAGATCGTTGGCGAATACGAAGCAAAGATCGAAGACGGGTTGTTGAACATCAAATCCCCCATCGCCCGCGCCCTGATCGGCAAAGAAGAAGGCGACAGCGTCGAAGTGCGCACCCCCGGGGGCGTCAGATCATATGAGGTACTCAAGATCGTCTATGCCTAA